The genome window TCGGCGCGCTGGCGCTGGAAGCGGCCATTCCGGTGCTGTTTGGGGTGCTGACGACCAACACCATCGAGCAGGCGGTGGAACGGGCCGGAGTGAAAAGCGGCAACAAAGGTTGGGAAACCGCCATGGCCGCCATCGAGATGGTCAACCTCTACCGGCAAATGTAATGGGAAAACGCCGCTATTCGCGCGAACTGGTGATCAAGTTTCTGTACCTGGTGGATATGAATGAAGGCTCCGTTTCAGAACAGCTGGATCAGTTCTGGGAACGCAATGACTGCCAGCCCGATATCAAGGTGTATGTCGAGGACCTGCTGAATACCATCTTCAAAAATAAAGAAGCGATCGACACCCTGCTCGAAAAATACAGCGATAACTGGACGTTGTCGCGCATGGCCGTGATCGACCGCAACCTGCTGCGTCTCGCCACCTGCGAGATCATGTACGCTGCCGCCACGGTGCCGCCGAAGGTCGCCATCGACGAAGCGGTGGAAATTGCGAAAAAATACGGCAGCGAGGACTCCCCCAATTTTATCAATGGTATACTGGATCGAGTCCTCAAAGAGAGAAAAGCAGTTGCGGAATCCACCAGCGAAAGCTGAGGGCGAAGAGGCGTTTTATGAAATTTTTGATACTGTCGGACCTG of Nitrospina watsonii contains these proteins:
- the nusB gene encoding transcription antitermination factor NusB, translating into MGKRRYSRELVIKFLYLVDMNEGSVSEQLDQFWERNDCQPDIKVYVEDLLNTIFKNKEAIDTLLEKYSDNWTLSRMAVIDRNLLRLATCEIMYAAATVPPKVAIDEAVEIAKKYGSEDSPNFINGILDRVLKERKAVAESTSES